In the Bos mutus isolate GX-2022 chromosome 15, NWIPB_WYAK_1.1, whole genome shotgun sequence genome, ttcttcagtgatccattggctgtttagtagcatattgtctAGCCTCCTcgtgtttgtgtctgtgtctaTGTATTAGGTAGGTCTGTCCTACGAGGCCCAGCAGCACACTTCCCCCTGATCAGCAGAGCCCTATGGTCTGGGGGTGGCCCGTGTGCAGGCCCCATGGGCCCTTCTGTTGTGGCAGGGCTGGCTACTGTGGACGCACTGGTAGGCATGGCTGGCCCCTGGTCCAGTTGGTTGTTAGGCCCTGCCTCATGCAGAGGCTACTGGCTGCTGGTGGAACTGATCTCAGAGGAGCTGGCGGCATGGCCTGGGGGGTCCTTGTCCTGGTGCTGTCCCACTGGTGAGGGGGGCTGGGTTGTGGCTGGCTTGAAGCCCAGGTTTGCTAGAGCTGATGTTGACCTGCCACTGGGTGGGGTTGGGGCATGTTGTGACTGGTTAGAGTCTGGGATGACCTGGTAGTGGGTAGGGCCAGATCACAAGTGCCTGGCTTTGGGAGTACAGGGGTGCCAGGACTAGCTGGTCTGTTGTTGGGTGGAGCCAGATCCCGATGTGACCAGCTGTGGAGCTCTGCGGGGTTCCAGGGCTGGTGCTGACCCACTGATGGGCGGATCTAGGTTTGGCTATGGCCTGGGGGTCCTACAGGTGGTAGATGAGACCAGATTCCAGGGCCGTTGCTGGCCCACTGGTGGTTGGGGCTGGATTCCGGGGAAGCTGACTGAGGAGCCTAAGATATCTTAGAGCTGGTGTTTCCCTGCTGGTAGGTAGGGCCCCAGGGACTAGTGCTGACTAGCTGGTGGACATGGCTGGGTCCTGGTGCTAGTGAACTAGGGGAAGGATTCCAAAATGACTCTTGCCAGCACCCGTGTTTTCCTGGTAAAATCAACTCCCAAAGTGGCTGCTGTCAGTGTTGTGAGGGTAAGTCTCCGGTGTCTTCTGCCTCCCTGGGAGGCTCTCCAAGATCAGCTACTTACTCAAGTTCCTTTCATATCACTGCTTCTACTCTGGGTCTCAacatgtgagattttgtgtgtgccctTTAAGAGCAGAGTCTGTGTTTctcacagccttccaggctctcctGAAAGTAAGCCCTGCTGTCTTCAAAGCTAAATGTTCCATGGGCTCATCTTCCTAGGGCAGGACCCCAGGGCTGAGAAGCTCAGTGTGGGGCTCAACTCTTGCTCCTTGAGAAACATGTTTGCAACTGTTCATGCCCATTAATGTTTTATCTGTATAAAGCAGATTACTTTGATCTATAGTTCAGATCTGTCTTCAGATCCTGTCTGGCTGTTAGTGTTAATTGTTGCCTTTGTTCTCTTTTTATCTGGAGAATGGCTCTGTTCTCCAtacataccattttttttttttttctctatagaaGTACAAAGAAGAAACAATACTTCTGGAAtgaatctaatttttattttccatcataaaTTTCTGCATTGTCAATTATTTTTTCCACAATTTATAATGTGAGTTTTAAACCCAcaggaatatttttgttttatttacattcttttctcATCTAAACCAGCTGTGCTTTGATTTCAGCCTGTATCACTCCTACTCTATGTCCAATATTCTTAACATTGCAAATCATAGAATTAATTTTGAtcatgtgtatcttttttttttttcaatctcccTTCTAACTGACTTAGGTGATGGAGCAGAATACAGAATTCAAATAAGGGAAAAATTTCGCATCATGTTAGATAAGAACCATTTGCTTGGGAAATCTGGAGATTTCTGTCATGAAATTGCTCAGGAAGGCCGAGAACTGTTGGAACGTTTGTTTGGTGAAGAAGTTGGAACCGAAGAGCAGCCACAGACGGTGGTCCTTCAAGGGGCTGCTGGAATAGGCAAAACAACGTTGGTGAGAATGATGATGTTAGATTGGGCACAGGGCAACCTCTACCAGCAGAAATTTACCTATGTTTTTTATCTCAATGCAAGAGAAATCAACCAGTTGAGAGAGAGAAgctttgttcagttgctgtcaaAGGACTGGCCCAGCACAGAAGGTCCCATTGAAAGGATTATGTCCCAGCCAAGTCGTctcctttttattattgataGTTTTGATGAACTGAACTTTGCCTTTGAGGAGCCTGAGTTTGTGCTGTGTGCAGACTGGACCCAAGTACATCCTGTGTCCTTCCTCATGAGTAGTTTGCTGAGAAAAGTGATGCTCCCTGAGTCATCCTTGTTGGTGACGACAAAACTCACAGCTTGGAGGAAACTAAAGCCTTTGTTGAAGAATCGGCATTCTATACAGTTACTAGGTATGTCTGAGGATGCAAGACAGGAATATATTTACCAGTTTTTTGAAGACCAGAGTTGGGCCCTGCAAGTATTCAGTTGCCTAAGAAACAGTGTGATGCTTTTTAACATGTGCAAAGTCCCCGCAGTGTGCTGGGTCGTTTGTAATTGTCTGGAGCAGCAAATGGAAAAGGGTGCTGATATCACGCTGACTTGCAAGACAACCACTTCTCTGTTTGCCTGCTGTATCTCTAGCTTGTTGACACAAGTAGATAGAAGCTTTCCTGGTCTACCCAGCCAAACCCAACTGAGGAGCCTGTGCCACTTGGCTGCCAAAGGAGTATGGACTATGACATACGTATTTTACAAGGAAAATCTCAGAAGACATGGGTTAGTGAAATCTGATGTTTCAATTTTCCTAGACACAAATATTCTTCAAAAGGACACAGAATATGAAAACTGCTACGTGTTCACCCACCTACACATTCAGGAGTTTTTTGCAGCAATGTTCTATGTGTTGGAAGGCAATTGGGACGCCAGGGACGATTCCCTTCAGTCTTTTGAAAATTTGGAGCTGGTGCTTGAAAGCAGCAGTTATAAAGACCCCCATTTGTCACAGATGAAATGCTTTTTGTTTGGCCTTTTGAATGAAGATCGAATGAAACAACTGGAGGAAACTTTTAACTGTACAATGTCACTGGAGGTGAAATGGACAATACTTCAGTGGATGGAAACACTGGGTAGCAGTGAACAGCTTCCATCACACCTGGTTTTTCTGGAGTTGTTTTTCCACTTGTATGAGACTCAAGATGAAGTATTTGTAAGCCAGGCAATGAGATATTTCCAAAAGGTTGTCATTAATATTTGTGAGGAAATCCATTTGCTTTTGTCTTCATTCTGCCTGAAGCACTGCCAGTGTTTACGGACCATGAAGCTGATGGTAACTGGGGTATTTGAGAAGAAGATGTTAAACTCAAGCTTCCCACCTGAAACTTGGTAAGTGGGTTAGGTCAGTTCCCTGGAAGTGCCCTGAAAGGGAATGAAGGACGTAGATGTTgtcagagggaggggaggagttgTTTAACTGAGGTCCCAGAGCCAGGATAACCTTTCAGAATTGTCCCACCTTGAGACAAGGAGGCCAGGCACTGAAACCCCCTATTGACCAGTCACAGCTACTGGTGAGGAATGGGCAAAATGTGCCTGCAGTTGCTGTCTTGGCCTGAGGGCAATCCCCAGAGAAGCACTTGGCTGAGAGCTTCCAGCAACTAGGGAATGAGTGTTTCAGTTCTCAAGGAGGGAGGCAGCACAGTGCTAACTTCCGTCCActataatatattctttttaaaaaaatagagaccaGGAATTTCTTGCTGAACCCAGAGTACATAGCTCATTTGTCTGGGCTGTTTCACTTTACTGACCTCACTCACCTTCCCTATTACCTTGATATAGTTTGGCCTTTGCATGAAAGATTTAGCCCTTTAACACCATAAATAGTGAGATAAGAAATAGTAGGTGCTGAAGGAGTGTTTTGAAAGACTAAATGCACCTTCAGCattttatgcatattattttaccctctctcctttctcaagTTACTTTTTCTAACTCTCTTGAACTATGGTATCAGTTCCAGATTTAATTGATTAagggcttggggcttccctggtggctcagagggtaaagcgtctgcttgcattgcaggagacctgggtttgatccctgggtcgggaagatcccctggagaagggaatggcaacccattccagtattcttgcctgggaaatcccatggacggagaatcctggtaggctacagtccatggggtcacaaagagtcggacacgactgagcaacttcacttcacttcatgtggCACACAGCTATATAATCACAGAATATTTAACATGTTATCCAAGCTAATGCTGGTCAAAACCAtatctcaatttatttttaagattataaaactgaaactcagagaagttCACCCAGAAAGTTACAGTTATCAGTTATTGATTCAAGCACAGAtcaaataatagctaacatttgctTAACACATACCCAGTATCCCTCTAAGTACCAGCTCGTTTAGTCTCCAATAATCCTACGTAGGtgctgttatttccattttacttatAAAAAACTGAGGTACCAAGAAAGAACATAACTTGATTGAGGTTACACATCTGATTATAGGTATTTGGTTTTCCAACTTTACCCAAGTTTTCTCATTGCCATTACATACAAATGTATTCCTCTTATAAGAACAtacatttcatttctcttggaactGTGGAAGTAGGAATTGTAGGCTGGGATGCTATGACCTTTCCTGTCCTTAGGGAGTTGTGAGTAATCACCTGCAGTCAATTTTCTTAATTCTGACTTCATAGTTCTACTTATAGAAGACATGATTGAACCCAGAACATTAGAATGTATTTTATGCCTAATAATAAGTATTAGGAAGGAATTCTAGCAACTGTATTGCTAGTCTTTGTGCTACTTTTCCCTCATCTATGTTATAGTGTTATCTGATACTAGAGTTGCCATTGTTGTGAAAATAAGAGACCGAGAATCCTGTGTTTTTTTAAGAGACATTATAGGTGACCTTAGCCTATTTTATGACATAACTACATTGTAAACCTCACAAGAGCGGGATCTCTTGTTCACCATTTTATACATCGTATGCAGTAAGTACTTGAATGTCTGAATGAATGACTTACCACCTCAATCTCAAATTTAAGACCCTGAGTGATGTAGAGACCACCCCTCTGCAATGTCATTCATCCCAATTTAAGCAAGGCATGGGggaaccaatatttattgagtagtgAAGTGGATCACTATATTGCCATTTCAAACTATGCAGTTTTTACATAcgaattattttgaattaaaggcATCTGAGTTCTCAAAATTCCTTATTTGCCTAAAAGCAGAGCCTTCCAAAAGATCTCAGCTTTTTAAATTAGCTGTCATAAATCCCCTCCCCAGAGTAACTCTAATCTTGTCTTTGTGAAGGCAGCAGTTGGCACCACACTCAGACATTATTATCACCATGATATCTTCAGGCTCTCCTCTAAGGGGCCCATTTACCTTACCAAAAAGCCATTTGTTTTCCTGTAAGTGccctttctccctctgcctttcctcTAGTAATTGAGGTATGTAGACTCCAAATTCCAACCACTCCTTTGAGTTACTCCTAACTGAGTAGCAAAGGACACTTGTTTTCACTCAGCACCATCTTCTGAGAGTTGCCTGAGCGGAAACAGATTTgttggtcttttctttttctaatcatTTAGGCAAAGGGCTGGCAGTCACATTTTTCATTGGTGGCAAGACCTCTGTTCTGTGCTTCATACAAACAAACACTTGAGAGAAGTGATCTTGTGTCACAGCAACCTTGATGAATTAGCAATGAAGATTTTTAATCTAGAGCTAAGGCACCCAAACTGTAAACTACAAAAACTACGGTAAGTCTGGCATGAGAACATGgagttcttcttctttctttctttatcccacctcccactcctaCTCATTAGGGGGAACTAGTagtaaacagaaattaaaatctaCTGCATAAAATACTCTTAAGAACACCACCTATGGAAACGTCTGGAGTTGTGGGAACATAAGTAACTTTTTCTGGGGAAAACTGCACAGAGCATAGAAGTGGTTGACCTGGTTTTTGAGGCTTGATTAGGAATTTTCTAGATAAAAAGGAACATAGAACTAAGGCATTCTACTCAGGTCAACAAAGCATTTTCAAAGATaagttctgttttttccccattcaaTACAATGCACAGATGTTAAGTGTTTAGTTCATTAGGTTTTGACAGTTGTATACACCTTTGTAACAAATACCCAAAACAAGATAGAGAGTAATTCCCTCCCCTCGTAAAGTTTCCATGTAATCTTTTCTCTATTTACTTCTCTCACTCTGTCCTGTCGTAAAGGCAACCACTTTCTGACCTCTATGACTGTACATTAGCTTTGTCTATTCTTGGAACTCATTTAGATTGATTCATGTGTTCATCTTATTTTGCTCAACAAAAGGTTTTTTGAAATTCATGTTATTGCATGTTTCAGTCATTCGTTTAATTACTGATTAGCATTCCCTTGTAATGATATACTACAACTTGcttacttattttcttattaatggatctttgggttatttccagtttatGGCTGTTATGAATAAGGCTTCTATGAATATTTTGTACCAACCTTTTTTTATGACATGTTCTTATCTCTTGGGCTAATACCTAAGGATGGAATTATTAGCtcatagatatatatttaactttttaaaaaattcccaacCAGTTCTTCAAAGTGGTTTTACCATTTTATAATCTTGCCTGCATCGTGTATACGTTCCAGCTGCTCctcatccttgccaacatttgctatttccttttcaaaatttttatatcttcattttattttagatacCCTACCACTTTTTTACATTTGCTTgttcacatctctctctcttgtcTGTTGGCTCCACCAGGAGCTGGAACCTATCCTATTTGTCTCTGTATTCGATGCCCATCAGTGTGCCCAATGCCTGATTGGTGCTCAGTAATATGTAGTGAATGCTGAACAAATAATTGAGACTTGTTGTTTCCATTAGCACTGGAGATGAATGTTCTTTTTTCAGGAAACAGGcttctctttaaatatttcccTTAGAATCTCAAGTAAGTAGATGAAGTCTGGTcttgcatatatttataaatgttgttGACATATGCCCATATGTGATGATGACGTAGTCAAGTCCTTTTCACTTACCCGCCTTCATCTCCCCCACAGTGACCCTTCACTGGATGCCACCAACTCAAATTTCAACAACAGCtgatactggggcttcccaggtggcgccagtggtaaagaacctgcctaccaatgcaggagatataagagacgtgggtttgattcctgggtcgggaagatcccctggaggagggcatggcaacccattccagtattcttgcctggagaatcccatggacagaggagcctgctgggctacagtccaaggggtagcaaagagttagacacaactgaggcaacgCAGCATGCAGTGTCTTCTCTGGGCTTAAATGGCTCCCTCTTTTAGAATGCGAGAGTCTCTTATGGGGGATAACACCATGAAGACGGCTCTCAGTCTTTCTCACCTTAGTATCACCTTACTCAAATCCCttttccctgacaagggatttcAACTTACGTTTAGTGAGTGCATTAGGCACCTTTACTATATGATGATACCTAGCACTCTAAATGGATATAAAGCTTTATTCTTTTGGTGTGCTTGGCTGGATGAGGGGTGAGGGTGAAAggtgctgctgagtcacttcggtcgtgtccgactctgtgcgaccccatagacggcagcccaccaggctcccccgtccct is a window encoding:
- the NLRP14 gene encoding NACHT, LRR and PYD domains-containing protein 14 — its product is MTHLSSSSFFSDFGLLLYLEELNKEELIRFKSFLKNETLEPRSCRIPWSEVKKAKRKDLADLMSKYYPGEQAWEVALSIFGKMNLKDLCQRAKAEINWTAQTMRTEDTEAREVQGDQEAVLGDGAEYRIQIREKFRIMLDKNHLLGKSGDFCHEIAQEGRELLERLFGEEVGTEEQPQTVVLQGAAGIGKTTLVRMMMLDWAQGNLYQQKFTYVFYLNAREINQLRERSFVQLLSKDWPSTEGPIERIMSQPSRLLFIIDSFDELNFAFEEPEFVLCADWTQVHPVSFLMSSLLRKVMLPESSLLVTTKLTAWRKLKPLLKNRHSIQLLGMSEDARQEYIYQFFEDQSWALQVFSCLRNSVMLFNMCKVPAVCWVVCNCLEQQMEKGADITLTCKTTTSLFACCISSLLTQVDRSFPGLPSQTQLRSLCHLAAKGVWTMTYVFYKENLRRHGLVKSDVSIFLDTNILQKDTEYENCYVFTHLHIQEFFAAMFYVLEGNWDARDDSLQSFENLELVLESSSYKDPHLSQMKCFLFGLLNEDRMKQLEETFNCTMSLEVKWTILQWMETLGSSEQLPSHLVFLELFFHLYETQDEVFVSQAMRYFQKVVINICEEIHLLLSSFCLKHCQCLRTMKLMVTGVFEKKMLNSSFPPETWQRAGSHIFHWWQDLCSVLHTNKHLREVILCHSNLDELAMKIFNLELRHPNCKLQKLRLRFTSFPDLCQGISGSLTHNQNLIHLDLKGSDIGDDGVKSLCEALKHPDCKLQSLSLESCDLTTVCCLNISKALVRSQSLLSLNLSTNNLLDDGVKLLCEGLMHPKCNLEKLSLESCGLTVACCEDLSLVLISNKRLTHLCLADNMLGDGGVKFMSEALKHPQCILQSLVLRRCHFTSLSSESLSASLLHNKSLMHLDLGSNCLQDDGVKLLCDAFRHPSCSLQDLELMGCVLTSACCLDLASAILNNPNLQSLDLGNNDLQDDGVKFLFEALRHPNCNIQRLGLEHCGLTSLCCQDLSSTLSSNQGLIKISLTLNTLEREEIMKLSEVLRSTECKLQVLGLCKEALDEEAQKLLEAVASSNLRLAVKQDCNDHEEEDGSWWRCF